gggtttcctccaggtgctctggtttcccccacagtccaaagacatgcggtacaggtgaattgggtaggctaaattgtccatagtgtatgagtgtgtgtgtgaatgtgtgtgttgatgtttcccatagataagttgcggctggaagggcatccgctgtgtaaaaacttgctggataagttggcggtgcattccgctgtggtgaccccggattaataaagggactaagccgacaagaaaattaatgacactgaaaactaaatacattttaatagtaaACTAGatacatcaaaataaatagaTACACTTGATTAATTAaagcatgttttacacaaactaacattaccaaAAAAGTTGACCCCCCTCTGATGCCACCCTTCTGGCATCACGGCAGCTTTGTTTCCAGCCTGAGACAGAAATATTGTACAATTCATCCAATAAAATGTAGACGTTGATGTTTATCATCTAAGCCTGTGACTATTTAGATACCACATAAAGCAAGTCAAAGGTGGCAAAGAACCCATAAAATGGATTAAATAGTATTAAAGACAGTAGctcataataattaatatttgctTCTTTTATTTGCAGCTCCTTAGGTACAGTTAAGGTCAAACTGGGACTACAGAGCCAGTCAGGCTCAAACCCTTATCAGATAACCAAGACAGTAGTTCAAGTCATCAATCATCCTAACTATAACAACCCTAGCAATGACAATGACATAGCACTGGTCAAGCTTGATTCATCTGTGACTTTCAATGATTACATTGAGCCAGTGTGTCTGGCTGCTGCTGGAAATACCTATGCTGCTGGTACACTGAGCTGGGTCACTGGATGGGGGAAACTCAGTTCTGCAGGTGAGTGAAAATGTGCCAGCAAATACCACAGAGTTGAATACTTTACAGtaaataatcattaaaacatCCCTGCCGATGTGCATCACAGCCAACCAGATTCCTGACATACTGCAGGAGGTGGAGATCCCGATTGTGAGCAACAGTGACTGTAAACGTGCGTATCCAGGCGAGATCACAAGCAATATGATTTGTGCTGGATTGTTAGATCAGGGAGGAAAAGATTCATGTCAGGTAAGAttttaactaatttaagtgtTCAGAGTCAAAATTTCAGAGTATAAGTGGGTATATTTTGACTTTAAGTCACTCTATATGCACATCGATAGTGATATTTAACTGCTGACTGActtgaacatgttaaagtaaaagTGAATgtatctatatacacacacacacacacacacacacacacacacacacacacacacacacacacacacacacacacacacacacacacacacacacacacacacacacacacacacacacacacacacacacacacacacacacacacacacacacacacacacacacacacacacacacacacacacacacacacacacacacacacacacacacacacacacacacacacacacacacacacacacacacacacacacacacacacacacacacacacacacacacacacacacactgtatgtatatactgcatatatacatatagtcAGAAtttgaactattagccccctgtttattttttccccaatttctgtttaacagagagaagattttttcaacacatttctagacataatagttttaataactcttttctagtaaatgatttattttatctttgccatgatgacagtacatcatatttgacgatatttttcaagacacttctatacaacttaaagtgacatttagaggcttagctaggttaattagattaactaggtaggttatggtaattaggcaagttattgtataatgatggtttgttctgtagactatagaaaaaaaatagcttaaaggagctaataattttgaactaattttacaaaaaattaaaaactgcttttatcctagccgaaataacacaaataagacattctccagaagaaaaagtattatcagacatactgtgaaaatttccttgcactgttaaacatcatttgggaaatatatatatataaaaaaaaaaaaaaaaaaaacacaattcaaaggggggctaatatttatgacttcaactgtatatacgaaGAGTTCAGacgcaaaaacctctaagtggcGTCTGAAATTTCCAATGgaaatttcattttaaagatcTTTAACAAAgtgtattctttgccataaacttGAATTTACTGAACCTACAGACatggagcctgataaaaatgctcaattttgaagAAAATTTTAAacggcttttagaggtttttgcattttgcatctgaactcttcacacccccctccccccaccccatttgttgtagttttacaaaagaGAAAGATATTGAAAAGAGCAAGTGCCAGTTAAGTCACTAAAGGATCCCAATTTGCTTTCTGGTGTTCTTGCACTATCTGGTAAACTTTTGGTTAAACAAAGATTGGGATAGAGTAATAATAATAGGTATTATGCCTATTAAACTGCTATTTGTTGCTAATAAACGTTGTCAATATTGTTGTGCATATTAATTTGATATTGTTTCAGTATTACTGTTTGATATTTCGTTTATGAAGGGTTTAGACACAAGGCAACAGTTTGATGACGTTGTCTGAGCCTTacatcataattttttattattcacagtaATACCGTATACcaaggtaaaatagggaggaggtttgacagtATGAAAATTTGGATACTGCCCAAGCATactgtcatcttttttttttttttggtcagttaATTGTATGTTTTCAGACATATAACTGTTGGTTCTTTATCAATGCAGGGAGACTCTGGGGGTCCAATGGTCAGTAGGAATGGCTCCCAGTGGATTCAGTCTGGCATTGTGAGTTTCGGTCGAGGATGTGCTGAGCCCGGTTATCCTGGTGTTTACGCCAGAGTGTCGCAATACCAGGACTGGATTACTAGTTCCACAGGCAGCAGCAATCCACCTGGATTTGTTGAATTCCATTCCAGTGGATTCAGAAGCACATCTAACCTGTTTTTATTGTCCATTTCTCTCACATTATCCATCATTCCTTTCGCCTCTGTTCTCTCTTCATAAAAAAGTGTGTTAATAATGGCCATAATTGTTCTTTTACACAAATGTACTGTAAGAAAGCAAGAATATATTATAGTGCAATTATTTATTCTACCTTATTAAAATACACTATTTTTGGGAAGCATTTTCATAGAGTCAATCCACATGGACACTAATTAAGTTTATCATACTTGAGCTCTCAAAATAATGGTGCATTTGATGACGTTTGAAATAATAATGCATCATTGTCTTTACTGTGATCTCGGAACTAAAATCTATTGAACCTACTGAATGTATATTGTCTGGTTGTTTTTACCAATGTACTGCAGtcactttttaatgtttttaattatttacaatgttgcATTCTCAGGGTCTGAATGTCTGTAATTAATGCAATgtgaatatataataaatgaccAACTATGCTGTAGTCTAGTAGTGTACACAgaataaacacagaaaaaaaaaacactgacccCGTTTTTGTCCATATCATCAAACAATCCATTTGCACTACGTGATTTCtcattattgtaattttatatCTCACGCTGTGACTCAAGTCTTTTACTTCATTCAATCAGTCATTATACAACAGTAGTCACCCACATTGCAAAATTTATTTGGCCCAGcactggcccacacaatcagcgtttgcttggcccacatgtcgCAGTGAATTATGGTTCATGATTGGACtaagtctggcttccatataagggccaaacatggaccatatctgggtctAGTCTCAGCCaaattaataacccataactcGGCCTAAACTGGGCCAGCTGGACCATGTTTGGTCATTGTTTGAATGTATatttggtgtgtcacgactgcaatgaaattgataaacccaggAAGCACTGCACTTTAGGCACGTTAATAATGGTAATGGTTAGtaatagataataaaataatttgtaaaataataatttggttaATAAATGATATGTAATGTAGGTTAAACTCAgttatttttacaacaaacaggaaacaataaattaataaatcttgACTGTTTTCTGGAATAAAATAAAGGTGTTACGGAAATGACTTGGTGCATCAAAacttttctttactcaaaaaatgattttaatgtattttaaatgttggtCAAGATGGGCCAAACTTATATGACACACATATTAGTTTGTAACATCTATTCTGGTCCAAAcactacatttgacatctggcccatgTCTTGCATGCCGCCTTAATGACGGTGACACCTCTGTCAAACCAGCATGCTATATGTCAGAgctggatgaatgcctgctgggTCAGCTTTATGcaaaatctgggccagaattctttgttaCCTGGACAGAGACAGTAACCTCAATTACAATGTTTTTGCTATTGCCACATTGAAATTAACGTGGGTAGAAGGGCAGACACAGTGGCACGCACTACAGGTTGTAGATCAGTTAAGTTAAAATAATCACAACTTTAAAACTTTTATGGAGTTTTTGCCTGGCGAAGCACGAAAAAAGTcgtgtaaaaaatatattatcagaaagAGAATATACATAGCTAAATATATGTTTAAGGCACGTATGCCATCTAGTGGCATCATACATACTCACCACTCACATACGGCCACCAATGGAGAAAGGAgtgcatcaataataataataataataataataataataataataataataataataataataataataagaagaagaataagaagaagaataagaataagaagaagaagaagaaaaagaagaagaagggaagaaaaggaaaaaataaaaaaaataaactttatttatatatataggtTTTATTAGTAACATGTTAGCTATAAAGGTAGGTTTCATAGGTTTTAATAGTTATAATAAAGgaaatttattagttttaataaaagcTATAATGTTCCTTTAAGTCTGGTCATTTTTTACCTTCCATTGGCTTGGTAAAACCAATAAATCTTTTTGTAGCCTAATATgtcccaaaaacacacacagtaaagTTCTTTTGGTTAAATTCTAATGATTGATAGGCTAGGCTATATTTGTGTGCTTTTTTGGTGATATTTGTAGTGGAAACCATTAAGAAACCATTttggaaaatgtattaaaataacatGCATACGTGCATGTAAATTAGCACATTTAGGGCCCGAAATACTGAATAGAAGCCTTATAGAAGTATTCAAACGTATGCAAGCGTGAGAAGGGTGTGTGTACTAAAACATTTGAACTGTCATGACAGAACAGTTGTGAAAAACTTTGTGCGTGATATGCTGAATGAACAAATTTTAGTCCTGCAGGACAATGCTACACTTGTGTAAATGATTAATTTTGGCAACAGTTTATCCAAGCTATGTGATTCGTGCAAAACCTCatatacaatgaaaataaaacataatttaactGAAAAGAGCTTTGAAAAACGTGTGCACAAAATATAGATTTGTGTTCCTCAACTTCCGCCAACTCCGCGATGACGTCTTATTTTGTCGCGGGCACCGAAACCAATTTGCGGATGCGTCgactataaatcagccttcagagTGACACTTTCAGTAAAGTAAACAGCAAACAATACTACACAGCAGAGACAGTAAGGATGAAAGTCCGTCAATTTGTATATGTCGGAGAGTTTTTACTTCTCAATATAGCAGGTAAGATATAAACATGTACAATTCGACAACTGCTTAATTAACAATATCAGTCGCAACTTATCCCAGATAACAaattacatctggcccacatatggCCCACATCCCCCATTTTCTTCTGGCCCACATACCGCGCGGAATGACGGCGATGACTCAACCTGATTGTGGCTGACATAAGGATCCAAAAGTCAGCCACAACTGAACCAGATCTGGGCCATATCTCAGAAAAAGCATGGTCCATatctgggccagatgtggcccataCATTTTCTTAGATCTGGCCCAGCTACGGCCCATGCACATTCTCAAATCTGGCCCAGCTGCGGCCCATGCACTttctcagatctggcccacatacagcccATGCAGTTTCTCAGATCTGGCCCAGATGCGGCCCATGCAATTGCACAGATCTGGCCCAGATCTGATTCAGTTGCGGCTGACTTTTGGGTTAGATGTGGCTCACATCTACATTTGGTAGCtatataaatcacattaaaaggaatgcttagtttaaattgctttatttaaaaaaaaatgctttaaaggaagcatataaattgataaatacaaatatataatttatataaattatataaatagatgcatacaacaaaaacaacaacagattgATCAATGCAATACAAAGAAATATATGAATTAGATAAATGCATACAGAATTAtcacaaattaaatgcaaataaatatatataaaagttaaaattagGTAAGTGGATATACAGAATAAGAAGAACATTCAAACACAAATGTATATACAAATTAGATAAATAGATACAGAATTAacacagaaaatatatatattattttataaaatgcatattaattaaattaacaaatattttataaccaTATAAACAGAACCAAtaattaaaaagatatataaagGGCAATCCAAAAACAAGATCAGAGGCGAGGCAagggtcaaataaacaaatgataattacagaaacaagataaacaagtatgagtagacagaacaaacacagaaatcacatatttaacaaaaacacattatttaaataattacaactaaatatttattagcatctacccagaaccaaaaaataaataaataaataaataaataaaataaactgaaaatccaACAGGGCAGTTAAAGAGTGAGGTCAGGGGCGAGCAAGGgtcaaagccaaaaaaaaaaacagtccaatgCAAAACATCCTGAAAATCGGAGAAGACAACAATTAAAAggtgctgtttgcagagtacatACAGGCACAACTTGATTAAAATTAAGGACTTTTAAGCACTTTAaacacctatttttatttttaagactgacaagcaacgtattgaacacctgaaatgtattttcagcaatacataaaaacatcCCATAGGAACTACCTAtcgatttataaaaaataaaaaataatattaatataatatttcatagtattaaacctattttaaatgtgctagtaaaattgttttttttatgtattcgtagatggaaagagaactgaaaattaaattacattaaattaaaggaCTAGAAATACTATtatattgctaaaataaaacaaatttgagtaaataatactaatacagaGTAAAAGTACATGGTACTATTTTAGTTAGTTACATTTGGAAAAACAATCGGATTTTCATTACGGaccttttttaagtgtaaacttgtttaaatggtttaattgtttaattacaaGACTACATAAAaaggaatttgcactaacaaaggaagtttaTTTTAAGGAAATATATTTTCAAGCTTTGGAAGGTTTTACGTATATGATGAAAAgatgtaaaaatttaaaatgttgccttttatttacacattttacacGTTTTTTCTTGTTTGCTCATTCTGTGTCTGCCTTTACAATCTGGCAAATGTGTTGCTTAAATAACTTTTATAgtacttggattttttttttacataattataaacaaatgactttacaaaaaaatatattttaaaaataataaaacaaatgattccatttgaggtatttgaaattttttttttttttacattttctacatttttcaaagcagtgttttaagagccttattgtttattttgataaatgtaacaacagtagggctgctcgattttgggaaaaatcataagcatgattattttggtcataattgaaatcacgattattcaaaacgattactgttgaagtcaaaattagtagcgctcctgagaattttgaaaaaaaaaaaaatcccaaatgatgtttaacagagcaaggaattttaacagtatttcctcttatattttttgcttctggagaaaggcttttttatttttattttggctagaataaaagcagtttttttcaagcaagtctataatattagcccccttaagcaatacatttttgattgtctgcagaagaaactactgttataaaaTGACCTGTCTAAtaacactaattaagcctttaaatcgcactttgaatctgaatgcatgtattttgaaaaaatatctagtcaaatattatgtgctgtcatcatgacaaagataaaatagataagttattagaaaagagttattaaagctattatgttcagaaatcttctttccattaaacagaaattgggggggaaagggGCTACTaatattcagaagggctaataattctgacttcaactgtatacaaactgttattttccaccctgcaaaggaaagagaaataaatacaatagaataaaaatataactgactataaaatataaaaaactgtgctttaagcatcttcactttaagaaacactttagctacaaaagtccttcagtcaagagcagaggcatgttctccatttgttgtttgattaataatcataaaaacaggcagcagaaggattatagcgagctgtctctttaatagtttctctttcacgtctattttgattctcaactcgtttgtttattacacaaatgatgcTTGATAtcaataatcactaaacactgcgttttgacacctatttgaccattaaagcgctcacgttaagatgacttttgATGTCTGCACAGACTGTAGGAAGATCTGACACTCAAAGTTTTCTCCATCAATTCATTGTCTGAAATCTTGGTAATTAGTGAAAGTACCTTTGAACTGACCGCAGATCTTGATGTAGTCTTTCTTGATCTGGTCTTCTCCACTTTCGATCCTTCCCTGGGTTCATCTTTACAAGGAACCtgctgaatggaaaaaaaatactggactataaaaaaaaaacctggactATAACCTGGACtctaaaatgtttgaaataaaagcTGCATAAAAGGACAAGCTTGTGGTGGAGGTTTGCTAGAAAAACCTGTGAGAGAGGatgttgtgtgtgagtgagactgAGACAGActgttgtatgaatgtgtgtttttgagtgtatgaatgtgagaatgcATTCACAAGAGTGTGTGTTAGTTTGaggattttgctattttaaatattagggTCCAACAGAGTAATTTGTTTAGTtaagttgtttaaaattattttcattgattaaatacttgcccatatatagatgtaaagaataaccaaaagaaataatgtattaaaatgtcattatattttatattcaatctgcAAATCATTTGTAGTGAAATTTGAATGACTtccattcagtatatgaataaaataaaattagaataagaataaaacaatagaactctataaaaaaatacttcctatcaaaataaagcaggtgcttttacctAAAGGAACTTTATTAGTATGGTTCCCTGCTTCCAGTTAGTTCAACTTCAGATACCTCCATAATCTGTACTCTGGTGCTTCATTTGGCTCttgacttaagagtaactggtgtcgcattccaggtccatcacaatctgagctaaaaggacaatatgacaaaagacaagacaaatATGAATACACataaaatacagaataaaacatttaaagatatagtttactattctgccaccatttattcatcctctacttgtttcaaagcagtttgaatctgttcaacactaaagcagatattttgaagaatgttagaaacctgtaactattgattaacatagtaggaaaaactgggtttgtgttcatttatttttttcagcttcatccctttattaatctggggtcaccaaagtggaatgaacagtcaacttatccagcatgttttacgcagcaaatactcttccagctgcaacacatcactggcaaaaacccatacactctcatttacacacattcactatggacaatttagcttaactaattcacctgtaccgcatgtcttgtggaggaaacaggagcacccggaggaaacccacgccaacacggggagaacatacaaacttcacacagaaatgccaactgacccagccgaggctggacCCAGAAACATTTTTGCAGGGATGCAACAGAGCTATCCACTGTGCACCGCACCACCTgagtttatgttcaacagaacaaaaaaaatattttgaaacaagtggaggataaaatatgtcattatttttgggtgaactatccctttaaaattcaAGTGTCAAGCATTCTTCTTAAAAACGTATGTATCACTacaggaaaaataaatcaagtaccTCTTGTGAACAAGCaaaatcattatgccattgttttCAATGGTTTTCCTTTACATTTTTCACTGTGAAATTATAACTTAAACATGCGATCCAAGGTAAATTAATCTActtttgacataaaataaaaagttaagataaaaataaaagttacgtCAACAAACTCTGTTTTTCCAGCTCACCAATACtttcaaattttacatttttcagaaaacaattcaataaattaCCTTGTGGAAACATTTAGACTTTctttcaaattacatttttttttaataatagatttTCTAAATAAGCTATGACCTCACACAGTGATAAAATAGCAGCAATAaatcttgtaatattttaataataaataaaacataaaatatattatttcagttcCCAACAACCAGTCTGACATATACAAGTTACAAAATATGTACAATATTGTACCTGGTGTGCTTGATGATGAAGTCAAACAATTAGTAATGCACTGATGTGAGAGTTGTCCTTTCCTTCAGCTTGCATCCTTGCATGATTCTTTTCTTTTCtgtaacaaattaatacaatacaatcaatttataaaaatattatttttacttgccACAAAACCATTTGTTTGGACTTGATACATATGTACAAGATTAATGGTGCAAatcagtttccaggctgttttgaTGTAATATAAAACCTAAGATATGGATTTTAAGCTTATTTAAcacaattgattttttttaacaaggttTAATATTTCCTAACACACTTAACCTTCTTTTTTAGCTAATTAATTTCCTTCATAAGTCATTTAACATCATGTTTCaactgtggattttttttttcaaacgttttggctttaaaatttttttaatgcagACCAGTCTCAACAGTGGCCAGCATGAACCACATAACTCTGCAAACTTTTGCTGAAACTTGATAAAACACACATTAACAAGCAAATCAAGATCATTAGGATTAACGTTACCAAAAAGAGACTGTTCGTTCAGTGTTTGAGCTAAAACCAGTACAAAAGCAGAACTCGGCACCAATTACAACTGTATAAAACGGACagcatatgattcattcatttaagcTCCCGTTTCGACGCTGTTCTTCATATAACACGTCTTATTGATCATTTAATTGGGAATGACGAGCGAATAAAAGGACAAATGTAACTTTAATGAATTTGTTAAAACCCCGAGCACAATCAACTTAACGTAACAGATTACTGAACTGACGGCTGCCATCATTCTTAACCGTTTTTAGCCATATTAACCACATATAAGTAACAGTTTTATCACTATTCAAAACAGGGGCTtttctaacaaataaatacattacctGACGACAAATATCtcacaaatatgattttaaaataataacttaccCGATATAAAGAAGAAGATGAAATGGCGGACTTGACTTCACTTCCTCGTTTGAAAAAAATAACCGTCATTCACGAGGCTCCGCCCACTCCACCGTAATGCAAGGATGAAGCGAAACACATATTCGCCACCAGGGGGCAGtttatgattatgtttttaaataaataaataaatatatatatatatatatatatatatatatatatatatatatatatatatatatatatatatatatatatatatatataaaatattatatatattagggtgagggtaattaggcaagttattttataacaatgatttgttctgaaactgtcgaaaaaatatatagcttaaaggggttaatagtTAATAGTGAccttaaacacttttaaaaaaattaaaaactgcttttattctagtcgaagactttctccagaagaaaagatattatcagacacactgtgaacatgtccttgctctgttatgtaACATGCTGTAATTCTAGAATATTTACTGTTAATGTTAATATTCAGTAGCTTGTTATATAAAAACTATAACACTTTAAGATATATTTACAATTAACTAATTGCTAATTAACATGCTTATTAATAGCATATTGTCTATAAAATTTGTTGACACTGTTAGAGGTGCACACACACAGGACCAGGATAGACTTTTGGGCCTTtctatgttgagtttgcatgttgtttctgttggtttcctccagtttGTTCTATAGTGCAAAAtttgcagtataagtgaattttggataaactaaatttgcgGTAGTTTGTGATTAAGATAATGTGTGTTGTTTCCCTGCACTGAGGATTGTACCCTCAGGGCTGTGTTGCAGAAGCATTAGTATCTGATTGCAGACTTGCATATGCAAGCTGAGACACACAGTTTGACATGCAATGTCAGAAACAATGCACTCAAATAGAGCTAGTGACGTCAAAGTGAGGGGTCGGGTTAGGAGCGGGGTTAGGTGTGCGCATTAAAATTGgttagatttatttttatcattttttgtgttctgtagaataag
This portion of the Danio rerio strain Tuebingen ecotype United States chromosome 3, GRCz12tu, whole genome shotgun sequence genome encodes:
- the zgc:123295 gene encoding uncharacterized protein LOC641564 precursor, coding for MKMNTALTVVGALLVNIAGSLCQLNVCGRAPLNTKIVGGQNAGAGSWPWQVSLQSPTYGGHFCGGSLINKDWVLSAAHCFQDSLGTVKVKLGLQSQSGSNPYQITKTVVQVINHPNYNNPSNDNDIALVKLDSSVTFNDYIEPVCLAAAGNTYAAGTLSWVTGWGKLSSAANQIPDILQEVEIPIVSNSDCKRAYPGEITSNMICAGLLDQGGKDSCQGDSGGPMVSRNGSQWIQSGIVSFGRGCAEPGYPGVYARVSQYQDWITSSTGSSNPPGFVEFHSSGFRSTSNLFLLSISLTLSIIPFASVLSS